In Candidatus Methylomirabilota bacterium, the sequence GCCGGGGGGCCGCGTGGGCGTGCCCTTGAACAGCATGTGCTCCAGGTAGTGCGTCAGCCCGAGCTCGTTGGGCGTCTCGTCGCGACCGCCGATCCGCACCCAGAGCTGCAGGGCCACCACCTCGCTGGCCCGGTGCTCTTGCACGATGAGGGTCACGCCGTTGGTGAGCGACTCGCGGGTCGGGCGGGGGCCGGTCGGACTGGGGTTGGGCGGCGTGCCGACCGCGCAGCCGCCGAGCAGGATGAGGACAACCGCCGCGGCCAGCACGCGCCGCATCTCACGCCACCCCGTTCAGCGCGTAGTCGAAGATGTCGAAGTTCCGCACCTCGCCCTCACGCCGGGCACAGGCGGGCGTGAGCGGACGATTGAGCACGAACGGCACCGTCTGCTCGGTGATGCCGCCGTGGGACCTGAGCGGCTCCTCGAGCAACGACAGGTCGTGCTCCCGGGGCGACTTGCCCAGCACCACGTGGCGCTCGGCGATGACGATGACGTCCCCGATCCGGTCGGAAGCCAGCTCGAACCGCCGGCAGCCCGACGCGTTGTCCCACACCTCGGCCACGCCCTCGGTGGCGCTGAGCCGTTCCAGCACCGTGGGCAGGTCGGCGGGGCGATCGAGATAGATGGTGGCGAAGGAGCCGAGCGCGCCATGGTGCACGACGTAGGGGTCGGTGATGGGCAGGACCACGCGGGCACGGCCGGGACCGAGCACCTCGTCGAGCAGCGGCCGCAGGTAGACCACGTTGGGGGCGCCGTCCGGGCGCGCCTTGGCGCTCATGCCGTGGTCCGCGGTGATGCCCAGCACGGCGCCGGCGCGGTCGAGGGCGCCGAAGTACCGATCGAGCATCGCGTAGAAGTCGGTGGCCACGGGATCGCCCGGCGGGTGCTTGTGCTGAATGTAGTCGGTGAGCGACAGGTACATGACGTCCGGCCGCTCGCGCTCCAGCAGGGCCAGCCCGGCGGCCAGCACATACTCGCTGAGCTCGGCGCTGTAGACGTCGGGCACGGGCCGGCCGACCAGCTCGGTCACCCGCTCGATGCCGTGCTCGTCCTTGGTCACCTGGTCCGCCTTCTCCGACGAGAAGCAGATGCCCGCCATCCCGTGGCCCAGCAGGCGCCGCAGCTTGTCCTTGGCGGTGATGACGACCGCGCGGGCGCCCTGCTGCGCCAGCGCCGCCAGCAGCGTCCCGCAGCGCAGGAAGGCCGGGTCGTTCATCATGACCTCGCGGCCCGTGGCGGGATCGTAGAAGTAGTTGCCGCAGATGCCGTGCACGGCCGGCGGTACGCCGGTGACGATGGAGAGATTGTTGGGATTCGTGAAGCTCGGCACCACGCCGCGGGCCAGCCGGAACACCCCCTGGGCACGGAAGCGGGCGATGGCCGGCGCTACCCCGGCGTCGACGGCACGATCGAAGTACTCGGGCTCGCCTCCGTCGATGCAGACGACGACGGTCGGACGCCGAGGAAACTGGTAGGTGCGGCCATTGACCTCGAGGACGGGGCCGCCGCTCATAGCGCCTGGATCATACGGCCACCGGAGCGCCCCGGGCCGGGATTTTTCACGGCGTGCTCGACGGCGCCGCCATCGCCGCCTGCGGGCGGCCCCGCCGCCGGCGGATGCGGCGGCGGCCGGCATCGACCACCCGCACGCCCAGCAAGATGGCCAGGGCCGCCGCGTAATAGTACGGCTCGATCCGGCCCACCTTGGCGAGCCAGATGAAATGCAGGACGGCGGCGATCGCGGCCACGTAGACGATCCGATGCAGGCGCCGCCAGCCGACAGCGCCCAGCCGCTTGACCATGCCCGCGGTGGACGTCGCGGCCAGCGGGATGAGCAGCACGAGGGCGCCCATGCCGAGCGTGATGTAGGGCCGCTCCACGATGTCGCTGGCCATCTGCGGCCAGTTGAAGAAGTGATCGATGAGGATCCAGACGCTGAAGTGCAGCGCCGCATAGAAGAAGGCGAAGAGCCCGAGCAGCCGGCGCAGCAGCGCCGGCCAGCCCCAGCCCGTCACCAGCCGCAACGGCGTCGTGGCCAGGGAGG encodes:
- a CDS encoding protein-methionine-sulfoxide reductase heme-binding subunit MsrQ, whose amino-acid sequence is MPRVALKAAVWAAALAPLAALGFWIVTDDLTANPISFITNHLGQWTLRLLLASLATTPLRLVTGWGWPALLRRLLGLFAFFYAALHFSVWILIDHFFNWPQMASDIVERPYITLGMGALVLLIPLAATSTAGMVKRLGAVGWRRLHRIVYVAAIAAVLHFIWLAKVGRIEPYYYAAALAILLGVRVVDAGRRRIRRRRGRPQAAMAAPSSTP
- the phnA gene encoding phosphonoacetate hydrolase, producing the protein MSGGPVLEVNGRTYQFPRRPTVVVCIDGGEPEYFDRAVDAGVAPAIARFRAQGVFRLARGVVPSFTNPNNLSIVTGVPPAVHGICGNYFYDPATGREVMMNDPAFLRCGTLLAALAQQGARAVVITAKDKLRRLLGHGMAGICFSSEKADQVTKDEHGIERVTELVGRPVPDVYSAELSEYVLAAGLALLERERPDVMYLSLTDYIQHKHPPGDPVATDFYAMLDRYFGALDRAGAVLGITADHGMSAKARPDGAPNVVYLRPLLDEVLGPGRARVVLPITDPYVVHHGALGSFATIYLDRPADLPTVLERLSATEGVAEVWDNASGCRRFELASDRIGDVIVIAERHVVLGKSPREHDLSLLEEPLRSHGGITEQTVPFVLNRPLTPACARREGEVRNFDIFDYALNGVA